One genomic segment of Funiculus sociatus GB2-C1 includes these proteins:
- a CDS encoding type II toxin-antitoxin system HicB family antitoxin: MSYHYSMVIQWSEEDQLFLVHLPEFPWQQFHTHGRTYEEAAKNGQEVIEAFVEMLSEEDKPLPEPRILPTKPLQVA; encoded by the coding sequence ATGAGCTATCACTACAGCATGGTGATTCAATGGTCAGAGGAGGATCAGCTCTTCTTAGTTCACTTGCCTGAGTTTCCCTGGCAGCAGTTTCATACGCATGGTAGAACTTATGAGGAAGCTGCCAAAAATGGTCAGGAAGTGATTGAGGCTTTCGTGGAAATGCTCAGTGAGGAGGATAAACCTCTACCAGAACCCAGAATTCTTCCCACAAAGCCCTTACAGGTTGCCTAG